One segment of Trichlorobacter ammonificans DNA contains the following:
- a CDS encoding selenium metabolism-associated LysR family transcriptional regulator, giving the protein MTLKQIEVFLAVAATRSFSRGGEAVSLAQSTVSQHIRALEEELGVMLFNRNTTNISLTEGGRLFLEQARRIWRTCDKAQTAMKRFAGLDEAVLRVGASSTLAISIIPELLGKFIARYPGVLLELQQNDSHQTIRSLIDDEVELALTGGKFDEDHVVFEKLFDEQILLVAPANREFTSAILNNRADRKNIPLIVREPGSGTRQAVEKSLRKAGLSLTDFLIVAQLGSEEAIRRAVLGGAGCAFISSLVVSHELSSRQLIEYTLDGIQIERSFYLASREGHNLSPAALAFVQAIQDVLALRLTP; this is encoded by the coding sequence ATGACCTTGAAGCAGATTGAAGTATTTCTTGCTGTCGCTGCAACCCGTAGTTTTTCACGCGGCGGTGAGGCGGTAAGCCTCGCCCAGTCCACCGTCAGTCAGCATATCCGTGCACTTGAAGAAGAGCTGGGGGTCATGCTGTTCAACAGAAATACTACAAACATATCCCTGACTGAAGGGGGACGGCTGTTTCTGGAACAAGCCCGCCGAATCTGGCGCACCTGCGACAAGGCGCAAACAGCCATGAAGCGTTTTGCTGGACTGGACGAGGCTGTATTGCGGGTCGGAGCCAGCTCCACCTTGGCAATCAGCATAATACCGGAACTGCTGGGGAAATTCATTGCCCGCTATCCCGGGGTTCTCCTTGAGCTGCAGCAGAATGACAGTCACCAAACCATCAGATCACTGATAGATGACGAGGTCGAGCTGGCACTTACCGGCGGTAAATTTGATGAAGACCATGTCGTATTTGAAAAGCTCTTTGATGAACAAATTCTTCTGGTAGCACCCGCCAACCGTGAATTCACATCTGCCATCCTTAATAACAGAGCCGACAGAAAAAATATCCCACTGATTGTGCGTGAGCCTGGCTCCGGTACACGTCAGGCAGTTGAAAAAAGCCTCCGAAAAGCAGGACTGTCTCTAACTGATTTTTTGATTGTTGCGCAACTCGGAAGTGAAGAAGCCATACGACGCGCAGTGCTTGGGGGCGCAGGTTGCGCCTTTATTTCTTCTCTGGTCGTTTCCCATGAGTTGAGCAGCAGGCAGTTAATTGAATATACTTTGGATGGCATACAGATAGAACGCTCGTTTTATCTGGCAAGCCGGGAGGGCCACAATTTGTCCCCGGCAGCATTAGCCTTTGTTCAGGCTATTCAAGACGTACTTGCCTTAAGGCTCACACCCTAA
- a CDS encoding tetratricopeptide repeat protein, which produces MTELTHGVELLESGQPEKALAFFEKIVQQTSDNALAWFYRGDALADLQRLDEAINSYRSGLTQSPEDVDAQTTLGDLLLEAGRYQEAAACYERVLVLDPGDADALVSIGLIHQALDQCAEAAAAFEKALSIEPNNSFALNALGNLLFGMNEHQKALDMFTRCLELDAEDPAAWHNLGDLYYDLEEFELAEEHCLKAVELDPGFSMAYLTLGGIAMDLERMEDALRYYRLYLRHETSPQAVEMLAEVKAVVEGLQEELTGSDRGTNTKKPS; this is translated from the coding sequence ATGACTGAACTGACACACGGAGTCGAATTGCTGGAGTCAGGACAACCTGAAAAGGCTTTGGCATTTTTTGAAAAAATAGTTCAGCAAACTTCTGACAACGCCCTGGCATGGTTTTACCGCGGTGACGCCCTTGCAGACCTGCAACGCCTTGACGAGGCTATCAACTCCTATCGTTCCGGACTCACCCAATCCCCTGAAGATGTCGATGCCCAAACAACACTGGGGGATTTGTTGCTTGAGGCTGGCAGGTATCAGGAAGCCGCCGCCTGCTATGAACGGGTGCTGGTTCTTGATCCGGGCGACGCCGATGCCTTGGTCAGCATTGGCTTGATACACCAGGCGCTTGATCAGTGTGCCGAGGCTGCGGCTGCCTTTGAGAAAGCCCTGTCCATCGAGCCGAACAACAGCTTCGCTCTCAACGCCTTGGGGAATCTGCTGTTTGGTATGAATGAGCACCAGAAAGCACTGGATATGTTCACCAGATGCCTTGAGCTTGACGCCGAAGACCCTGCTGCCTGGCATAACCTCGGTGACCTGTATTACGATCTTGAGGAGTTTGAGCTGGCAGAAGAGCACTGCCTAAAGGCCGTAGAGCTTGACCCCGGATTCAGCATGGCGTACCTCACCCTCGGAGGTATCGCCATGGATCTTGAGCGGATGGAAGACGCTCTCAGATACTATCGGCTTTACCTCAGGCATGAAACGTCACCCCAGGCAGTGGAAATGCTGGCGGAGGTCAAAGCCGTTGTCGAGGGATTACAGGAGGAACTCACGGGTAGTGACCGTGGCACGAACACAAAGAAGCCGTCATAG
- a CDS encoding riboflavin synthase: MFTGLIECVGRLTGMRRSSGAVRLELTAPLPSGEVTVGDSIAVNGACLTVTSASDSHFSFDISPETVDRTTFRALEPGNRLNIERALRLGARLDGHLVTGHVDCTGRLERSESRGNARILTFSLPAQHGRLLVDKGSVAIDGISLTVNSVEDERFSVAIIPHTLENTTLAFLVPGQAVNIETDIIGKYIARLVSSRQPDKGLTMETLVRNGFV; the protein is encoded by the coding sequence ATGTTCACGGGGCTGATCGAGTGCGTGGGACGCCTGACCGGGATGCGGCGCAGCAGCGGGGCGGTACGTCTTGAGCTGACCGCGCCCCTGCCGTCCGGAGAAGTCACGGTTGGTGATTCCATTGCCGTCAACGGAGCCTGTCTGACGGTCACCTCAGCTTCCGACAGCCATTTCAGTTTTGATATCTCCCCGGAAACCGTTGACAGGACCACGTTTCGTGCTCTGGAACCGGGAAACCGACTCAACATTGAACGGGCACTCAGGTTGGGGGCGAGGCTGGACGGTCATTTGGTTACCGGTCATGTCGATTGTACCGGCCGCCTTGAGCGGAGCGAATCCAGGGGAAATGCCCGCATTCTCACCTTTTCGCTGCCGGCACAGCATGGGCGGCTGCTGGTGGACAAGGGATCTGTTGCCATTGACGGTATCAGTCTGACCGTGAACAGCGTCGAAGATGAACGCTTTTCCGTTGCCATCATCCCTCACACCCTTGAAAACACAACCCTTGCCTTTCTTGTTCCTGGGCAGGCGGTCAACATTGAGACGGATATCATCGGTAAATACATTGCCCGACTGGTTTCTTCCCGGCAACCGGACAAGGGATTGACCATGGAGACGCTGGTGCGGAACGGGTTTGTTTGA
- a CDS encoding acetate kinase, giving the protein MIIMALNCGSSSVKYQLFDWEKKEVVAKGMVERVIVGDSYIVHEVPGRESYRLEQDCSDHRAAIDLVIRVVTDSVHGALKSVSEISAVGHRVVHGGEKFTCSVQIDDEVLNAVKEVQHLAPLHNPPNIDGIEAARLLMPTIPHVAIFDTAFHQTMPEHAYMYAVPYEWYEQHGVRRYGFHGTSHLYVSKRAAMLLGKPASQCNIVTMHIGNGVSHCAIKNGISVDTTMGLTPLEGAVMGTRCGDIDPAIPAFMMQKDNLSAKEIDSVLNKKSGILGITGKYTDRRDVIEHAENGDHRCQLALEIEAYRLRKYIGAYMAAIGRLDAVVFTAGVGEMGALIREKAIENLEHIGIVLDRERNRGAMTRKRESLITSDDSPVKVFVIPTDEELVFTEDVVAILNGTYTDHMNFEYSFAKPDFART; this is encoded by the coding sequence ATGATCATTATGGCCCTGAATTGCGGCAGCTCATCGGTCAAATACCAGCTTTTCGACTGGGAAAAAAAGGAGGTGGTTGCCAAGGGAATGGTTGAACGGGTAATCGTGGGCGACTCCTATATTGTTCACGAAGTTCCCGGTCGTGAATCCTACCGACTGGAGCAGGACTGCTCGGATCACCGGGCGGCAATCGACTTGGTTATCAGGGTTGTTACGGATTCGGTCCACGGTGCGCTAAAAAGTGTTTCGGAAATTTCAGCCGTCGGTCACCGGGTCGTGCACGGTGGTGAGAAATTCACGTGTTCGGTACAGATTGATGATGAAGTTCTTAATGCCGTTAAGGAAGTGCAGCACCTGGCGCCGTTACATAACCCCCCCAACATCGACGGTATTGAGGCAGCCCGCCTGCTGATGCCCACGATTCCGCATGTAGCCATTTTTGATACGGCATTTCACCAGACCATGCCGGAACACGCCTATATGTATGCGGTGCCCTACGAGTGGTACGAACAACACGGTGTCCGCCGGTATGGTTTCCATGGCACTTCACACCTCTACGTTTCCAAGCGGGCTGCCATGCTGCTGGGCAAACCGGCCAGTCAGTGCAACATTGTGACTATGCACATAGGAAACGGCGTTTCTCACTGCGCCATCAAAAATGGTATTTCCGTGGATACCACCATGGGATTGACCCCTCTGGAGGGGGCGGTCATGGGAACCCGTTGCGGCGATATCGATCCTGCCATCCCGGCCTTCATGATGCAAAAGGACAACCTGTCGGCAAAGGAAATCGATAGTGTTCTGAACAAGAAGAGCGGGATTCTGGGAATAACCGGCAAATACACCGATCGCCGCGACGTTATCGAGCATGCCGAAAATGGTGACCATCGCTGTCAGCTGGCCCTGGAAATTGAAGCTTATCGACTGCGTAAATATATAGGTGCCTACATGGCTGCCATCGGCAGGCTTGACGCCGTTGTCTTTACTGCCGGTGTGGGCGAAATGGGGGCTCTGATCCGTGAGAAGGCGATTGAGAATCTTGAGCATATCGGTATTGTGCTTGATCGTGAGCGCAACCGCGGTGCCATGACCCGCAAGCGGGAGTCACTGATCACCAGCGATGATTCCCCGGTAAAGGTGTTCGTCATCCCCACCGACGAGGAACTGGTTTTTACCGAAGATGTGGTTGCAATTTTGAACGGTACCTACACCGATCACATGAATTTTGAATACTCCTTCGCCAAGCCCGATTTTGCAAGAACATAA
- a CDS encoding DUF2905 domain-containing protein: MSGVGKSLIILGVLLVAAGVVLSLAPRVPWLGKLPGDILIKRENVTVYLPIATSLLLSLVLSLLFWFFRK, from the coding sequence ATGAGTGGGGTAGGGAAGTCACTGATTATTCTGGGGGTGTTGCTGGTGGCCGCGGGTGTGGTGCTCAGTCTGGCGCCGCGTGTTCCCTGGTTGGGTAAGCTGCCGGGTGATATCCTGATAAAGCGGGAAAATGTAACTGTATACCTGCCCATTGCCACCAGTCTGCTGCTATCGCTGGTTCTTTCGCTGCTTTTTTGGTTTTTTCGCAAATAG
- a CDS encoding DUF1858 domain-containing protein: protein MSNVAPQITKDMTFLQMLQTYPETAKVLKKYNLACAACLGAQNEPIDLGAINHGIDPEELLAALNAAIK from the coding sequence ATGAGCAACGTCGCTCCCCAAATCACAAAGGATATGACCTTCCTCCAGATGCTGCAGACCTATCCAGAAACAGCAAAGGTTTTAAAAAAATACAATCTTGCCTGTGCAGCCTGCCTGGGAGCACAGAATGAGCCGATAGATCTCGGTGCCATCAATCATGGCATTGACCCGGAGGAGTTACTCGCTGCCCTTAACGCGGCAATTAAGTAG
- the ptsP gene encoding phosphoenolpyruvate--protein phosphotransferase, whose product MQQYYEQQHSIGLRTLEDISSIILHSHDLQETLSNIVTIVAKRMRTDVCSIYLLEEDGETLILKATKGLSQTAVGRVSMKTSEGLTGLVVENRDVVMTDNAPTHPRYKYFKASKEERYLSFLGLPLFERKTPIGVIVVQTVEARRFSDDEISVLRTITFQISSIVMNAKLLDSVQTKEQERAYYEQELARLRTGRITGSDSVNEEGRVGAAASTSLGGTAASPGFCRGKVYILDRFSHKVIKAAKVGSKAEELHKLQLALEKVVIQTIYMEKRVSELLSESDASIFHTHLMILEDRGFTSKINDLIEQGAGASWAVHEVVQGYIEAFAAMEDPYLRERSADMEDIGRRIIDALEGNDAATITLKEKRVIIAEDIFPSDMATLEHDKVLGIVTEKGNSYSHAAIMAKSLGIPAVVGVRGLLDAANVKDQVIVDGTVGQVYLNPELRVCSEYQRLEKDYASKMKELEHLRDLPAVTTDGTRISLRANIGLVSDIKIATANGAEGVGLYRTEFPYMARTSFPNRHEQAQLYQKILEGFPDQPVNIRTLDIGGDKGLPYFEHPHEDNPFLGWRSIRFSLDEQHIFREQLAGILLAAPAGCATIMFPLISCPDEIRRIKSIMHAVVAELQADGLTVCGDLPLGIMVELPAAVQIIDLLAPEVDYLSIGTNDLIQYTLAADRNNPKVKEYYDPYHPAVLHSIKRVADEGRRLGRRVSICGEMAADPLNTLLLIGMGIREFSLSAPGIPLVKKAIRQHSLRQCQAFARKVLSYNSVGAIKAYIQKKRELFERMR is encoded by the coding sequence ATGCAGCAGTATTACGAGCAACAACACTCAATTGGCCTCAGAACCCTCGAAGATATCAGCAGTATCATTCTACACTCCCACGATCTTCAGGAGACGTTGAGCAACATTGTCACCATTGTTGCCAAACGAATGCGAACCGATGTCTGTTCTATCTACCTTCTTGAGGAGGATGGGGAGACACTTATACTGAAGGCTACCAAGGGACTTTCCCAGACAGCGGTCGGCAGGGTGTCGATGAAGACATCGGAGGGGCTCACCGGCCTAGTCGTGGAGAATCGCGACGTGGTGATGACCGACAATGCCCCTACCCATCCTCGTTACAAATACTTCAAGGCATCAAAGGAAGAGCGCTACCTTTCTTTCTTGGGACTGCCTCTTTTTGAGCGAAAAACTCCCATAGGCGTGATTGTGGTTCAGACTGTCGAGGCGCGGCGATTCAGTGATGATGAAATCAGCGTCCTGCGGACCATCACTTTTCAGATCAGCAGTATTGTCATGAATGCCAAGTTGCTCGACTCCGTGCAGACCAAAGAACAGGAGCGGGCCTACTACGAGCAGGAATTGGCAAGACTGCGTACGGGGCGTATAACCGGCAGTGACAGCGTCAATGAAGAGGGGAGGGTGGGTGCTGCTGCTTCGACTTCCCTTGGGGGGACAGCGGCTTCTCCTGGGTTTTGTCGGGGCAAGGTCTACATTCTTGATCGCTTCAGTCATAAGGTCATCAAGGCCGCCAAGGTAGGCAGCAAGGCCGAGGAGCTGCACAAGTTACAGCTTGCATTGGAAAAGGTTGTTATTCAAACTATTTATATGGAAAAACGGGTTAGCGAGCTTCTTTCTGAAAGTGACGCCTCAATTTTTCATACCCACCTCATGATTCTTGAAGATCGTGGATTTACTTCAAAAATCAACGACCTGATAGAGCAGGGAGCTGGTGCCTCTTGGGCCGTTCATGAAGTAGTACAGGGGTATATCGAAGCATTTGCCGCAATGGAAGATCCGTATTTGCGGGAGCGCTCTGCCGATATGGAGGATATCGGCCGCCGAATCATCGATGCCCTGGAGGGTAATGATGCCGCCACAATCACCTTAAAGGAAAAACGTGTAATCATTGCCGAGGATATTTTCCCTTCCGATATGGCAACACTTGAACATGATAAGGTTCTTGGCATTGTAACCGAGAAAGGCAATAGCTACTCCCATGCTGCCATCATGGCAAAATCGCTTGGTATTCCTGCAGTTGTCGGGGTTCGGGGGCTACTTGACGCCGCAAACGTGAAAGATCAGGTGATTGTTGACGGTACCGTAGGGCAGGTCTATCTGAATCCGGAGCTAAGAGTTTGCAGTGAATATCAGCGCCTTGAAAAGGATTACGCTTCCAAGATGAAAGAGCTGGAGCACCTGCGGGATTTGCCGGCAGTTACCACTGACGGGACCAGAATATCACTACGGGCCAATATCGGGCTGGTATCAGACATCAAGATTGCGACAGCAAACGGTGCTGAAGGTGTGGGGCTATACCGTACCGAATTTCCCTACATGGCACGTACCTCTTTCCCCAACCGTCACGAACAGGCCCAATTGTATCAAAAAATCCTTGAAGGTTTTCCCGATCAACCGGTCAATATCCGTACGCTTGATATCGGCGGCGACAAGGGGTTGCCGTACTTCGAGCACCCCCATGAAGACAATCCTTTTCTAGGATGGAGGTCCATCAGATTCTCCTTGGACGAACAGCACATATTCCGGGAACAGCTAGCGGGAATTCTGCTGGCAGCACCGGCTGGTTGTGCGACAATCATGTTTCCGCTGATCTCCTGCCCCGATGAAATACGTCGGATTAAGTCCATCATGCATGCTGTGGTTGCTGAGCTTCAGGCGGACGGCCTTACCGTATGCGGTGACCTTCCTCTGGGTATCATGGTGGAACTACCGGCAGCGGTCCAGATTATCGATCTGCTTGCCCCGGAGGTGGATTATCTGAGTATCGGCACAAATGATCTTATTCAGTATACATTGGCTGCAGACCGTAATAACCCTAAGGTAAAAGAATATTATGATCCTTACCACCCGGCAGTGCTGCATTCAATAAAGCGTGTGGCTGACGAAGGCAGGCGTTTGGGCAGAAGGGTATCAATTTGCGGAGAAATGGCTGCTGATCCGTTGAACACGCTACTTCTGATTGGTATGGGAATACGGGAGTTTAGTCTTTCCGCACCGGGTATTCCGCTGGTAAAAAAGGCCATCCGTCAGCACTCTCTTCGCCAGTGTCAGGCGTTTGCCCGGAAAGTGTTGTCCTATAACAGCGTTGGTGCAATCAAGGCCTATATTCAAAAGAAAAGAGAGCTGTTTGAGCGCATGCGGTGA
- a CDS encoding MerR family transcriptional regulator, with protein sequence MHPDLSNKVYYKIGEVARIADLKTSVIRYWETEFSFLQPEKSSSGQRLYTKHEIELLLQVRQLLYEEKYTIEGVRKKLASPQKTPAAVLKPKAEDSSNKLSKIVEEIRQDLLAIKAML encoded by the coding sequence ATGCATCCTGATCTAAGTAATAAAGTCTATTACAAAATTGGAGAAGTTGCCCGTATTGCCGACTTAAAAACTTCGGTAATAAGATATTGGGAAACAGAATTTTCCTTCCTGCAGCCAGAAAAGAGTTCATCTGGGCAGCGCCTGTATACCAAGCACGAAATTGAGCTGCTTTTGCAGGTTAGACAACTACTGTATGAAGAGAAGTACACAATTGAAGGGGTCAGAAAGAAGCTTGCATCCCCTCAAAAGACACCCGCAGCAGTTTTGAAGCCGAAAGCTGAAGATAGTTCTAATAAATTAAGTAAGATTGTTGAAGAAATCAGGCAGGATCTTCTTGCTATTAAAGCAATGCTATAG
- a CDS encoding bifunctional 3,4-dihydroxy-2-butanone-4-phosphate synthase/GTP cyclohydrolase II: MGVCTIEEAIDDIRQGKMIILVDDEDRENEGDLTMAAEMVTPEAINFMAKYGRGLICLTLTPEKCDALGLKPMVRDNTSPFETAFTVSIEARHGVTTGISAADRSHTIATAVAPAASAADLVSPGHIFPLRAKAGGVLVRTGQTEGSVDLARLAGLTPAGVICEIMNDDGTMARMPELRVFAKEHGLKICTIADLVAYRLKHERLVRVVADAKLPSRYGGDWRVVAFENELDKLDHVALVKGDMTGDTPLLVRVHSECLTGDVMGSLRCDCGEQLHKAMEAIDAEGRGVILYMRQEGRGIGLINKLKAYELQDQGFDTVEANRELGFKEDMRDYGIGAQMLLALGIRKIRILTNNPRKLVGLQGYGIEIVDRVPIEANPTCSNRGYLRTKRDKLGHLLEKV; encoded by the coding sequence ATGGGAGTATGTACGATAGAAGAGGCGATTGACGATATTCGCCAAGGCAAGATGATCATCCTGGTTGATGACGAAGACCGGGAGAATGAGGGCGACCTGACCATGGCCGCCGAGATGGTGACGCCGGAAGCAATCAACTTTATGGCCAAGTATGGGCGTGGACTGATCTGCTTGACGCTGACACCGGAAAAGTGCGATGCGCTGGGCCTGAAACCTATGGTACGGGATAACACATCTCCCTTTGAAACCGCTTTTACGGTTTCGATCGAAGCGCGACACGGTGTGACCACCGGTATTTCGGCAGCAGACCGTTCCCACACGATTGCGACCGCTGTTGCCCCTGCGGCATCGGCTGCCGACCTGGTAAGTCCCGGCCATATTTTTCCCCTGCGGGCCAAGGCTGGCGGGGTTCTGGTCCGAACAGGCCAGACCGAAGGTTCCGTCGACCTTGCACGGCTGGCCGGATTGACCCCTGCCGGCGTGATTTGCGAAATTATGAACGATGACGGTACCATGGCCCGTATGCCGGAACTGCGTGTCTTTGCCAAAGAACACGGCTTGAAAATCTGCACCATTGCCGACTTGGTGGCATACCGCCTGAAGCATGAGCGACTGGTGCGGGTGGTGGCCGATGCCAAGCTGCCGTCACGCTACGGTGGTGACTGGCGGGTGGTGGCCTTTGAGAACGAGTTGGATAAGCTGGACCATGTTGCTCTGGTCAAGGGTGATATGACCGGCGATACCCCTTTGCTGGTACGGGTCCACTCCGAGTGCCTGACCGGCGATGTGATGGGCTCTCTGCGCTGTGACTGCGGTGAGCAGTTGCACAAGGCTATGGAAGCCATTGATGCCGAGGGGCGCGGGGTCATCCTCTACATGCGCCAGGAGGGAAGAGGGATCGGCCTGATCAACAAACTTAAGGCTTACGAGCTGCAGGATCAGGGGTTTGATACGGTTGAGGCCAACCGCGAGCTGGGCTTCAAGGAGGATATGCGCGATTACGGTATTGGTGCCCAGATGCTGCTGGCACTCGGCATTCGCAAGATCAGGATATTGACCAACAACCCCCGCAAGCTGGTCGGGTTGCAAGGATACGGAATTGAAATTGTGGACCGGGTTCCCATTGAAGCCAATCCCACCTGCTCCAACCGTGGGTACCTGCGTACGAAGCGGGATAAACTGGGGCATCTGCTGGAAAAGGTCTGA
- a CDS encoding integration host factor subunit alpha yields MTKADIVERVHQRIGLSKKESAEMVEMVFGIIKNTLESGDKIKIAGFGNFVVKQKADRRGRNPQTGEAITINARRILTFKPSQVLKSAINNEA; encoded by the coding sequence ATGACGAAAGCTGATATTGTGGAGCGGGTTCATCAAAGGATTGGACTCTCCAAAAAAGAGTCTGCCGAAATGGTGGAAATGGTCTTCGGTATTATAAAAAATACGCTGGAGTCTGGTGACAAGATCAAGATTGCTGGCTTTGGCAATTTTGTCGTCAAACAGAAGGCTGATCGTCGTGGACGCAATCCCCAGACGGGTGAGGCAATAACCATTAATGCCCGCCGCATCCTGACATTTAAGCCTAGTCAGGTTTTGAAAAGCGCAATCAACAACGAAGCTTAA
- a CDS encoding helix-turn-helix transcriptional regulator has product MSRKKKPSKRTYRTPAELMADKRIESIREKALQGFMQPAPAPEVVPMVRMQPEPQPAPRRGATSKAKKPATGNSLLLTVSDLCGLLNLSRSTINRMERNGTLPGRVELGGAVRYHRETVEAWLRDLAKNP; this is encoded by the coding sequence ATGTCACGTAAGAAGAAACCAAGCAAACGCACTTACCGTACCCCGGCCGAACTGATGGCCGACAAGCGGATCGAGTCGATCAGGGAGAAGGCTCTTCAAGGGTTCATGCAACCGGCCCCGGCCCCGGAGGTTGTCCCCATGGTACGGATGCAGCCAGAACCACAGCCTGCCCCTCGACGGGGGGCCACGTCTAAGGCAAAGAAGCCGGCCACGGGCAATAGCCTGCTCCTGACGGTCAGCGACCTCTGCGGCCTGCTGAATCTTTCCCGTTCGACCATCAACCGCATGGAACGAAACGGGACGCTTCCAGGTCGGGTCGAACTGGGGGGCGCTGTGCGGTATCACCGGGAAACGGTTGAGGCATGGTTGAGGGATCTTGCGAAAAACCCGTGA
- a CDS encoding helix-turn-helix transcriptional regulator yields MSRKKKPAKRPYRTPAELMAEKRIETMMEKVRQEFHDALPMEPAPEVIPMVQVQPEPQPAPRRGATPKAKKPAQGSSLLLTVNDLCGLLNLSRSTINRMERNGTLPGRVELGGAVRYHRETVEAWLRGIAKNP; encoded by the coding sequence ATGTCACGTAAGAAGAAACCAGCCAAGCGCCCCTACCGTACCCCGGCCGAACTGATGGCGGAGAAGCGGATTGAGACGATGATGGAAAAGGTCCGTCAAGAATTCCATGACGCTCTGCCGATGGAACCGGCCCCGGAGGTTATCCCCATGGTGCAGGTGCAGCCGGAACCACAGCCTGCCCCTCGACGGGGGGCCACGCCTAAGGCAAAGAAGCCGGCCCAGGGTAGTAGCCTGCTCCTGACGGTGAATGACCTCTGCGGCCTGCTCAACCTTTCCCGCTCGACGATCAACCGCATGGAACGAAACGGGACGCTCCCCGGTCGGGTCGAACTAGGTGGCGCTGTGAGGTATCACCGGGAAACGGTCGAGGCATGGTTGAGGGGAATTGCAAAAAACCCGTGA
- a CDS encoding DUF362 domain-containing protein, protein MAHTITDDCTNCAACEDSCPVNAISEQGSKRVIDADTCIDCGACVDTCPVNAIHA, encoded by the coding sequence GTGGCTCATACCATTACCGACGATTGCACAAACTGTGCTGCCTGTGAGGACTCCTGTCCGGTGAACGCCATCAGCGAGCAAGGTTCAAAGCGGGTAATCGACGCCGATACCTGTATCGACTGCGGCGCATGTGTTGACACCTGCCCCGTCAACGCCATCCACGCCTGA
- a CDS encoding epoxyqueuosine reductase QueH, whose amino-acid sequence MKVLLHICCGPCALFPLSVLRKQGVQVTGWFFNHNIHPYQEYAKRRDAARQMADQANLELIVVDEYRLEEFLANVAADPENRCGYCYASRLDAVASAARSEGFDAFTSSLFYSRYQNHALMRTTAEEAAVRHGVAFAYHDFRPGWQEGIRCSKELGLYRQQYCGCIYSEKERYLPREGRQ is encoded by the coding sequence ATGAAGGTTCTGTTGCATATCTGCTGTGGCCCCTGTGCCCTATTCCCGTTATCCGTGCTTCGCAAACAAGGAGTGCAGGTTACGGGCTGGTTCTTCAACCATAACATTCACCCTTATCAGGAGTATGCCAAGCGCCGGGACGCCGCCAGGCAGATGGCTGACCAGGCAAACCTTGAGCTGATTGTCGTGGATGAATACCGCCTTGAAGAGTTTCTGGCCAACGTGGCCGCTGATCCGGAAAACCGCTGCGGCTACTGTTACGCCTCCCGCCTGGATGCGGTTGCGTCAGCGGCCCGTTCAGAAGGTTTTGACGCCTTTACCTCATCGCTGTTTTACAGCCGCTACCAGAACCATGCTTTGATGCGCACTACGGCTGAGGAGGCAGCTGTCCGACACGGCGTTGCCTTTGCGTACCACGACTTCAGGCCCGGTTGGCAGGAGGGAATCCGTTGCTCCAAAGAGCTGGGGTTGTATCGGCAGCAGTACTGCGGCTGCATTTACAGTGAAAAGGAACGGTACCTCCCCAGAGAGGGGCGGCAATGA
- the greA gene encoding transcription elongation factor GreA — protein MSNNIPLTKESYEALQEELKRLIREERPKVIQDIAEARSHGDLSENAEYDAAKNRQAFIEGRIQELNSKLARAHVVDLTGLTPDKVVFGATVTLYDTNSEEEITYKIVGEDEADIKQGKISCTSPVGKALIGHKLDDSVTVKVPSGTKEYEIIDIKYE, from the coding sequence ATGTCCAACAATATTCCACTAACCAAAGAGAGCTACGAGGCATTACAGGAGGAATTAAAGCGCCTGATTCGCGAGGAACGCCCCAAGGTGATCCAGGATATCGCCGAGGCGCGCAGCCATGGTGACCTGTCCGAAAACGCCGAATATGATGCTGCAAAGAATCGCCAAGCCTTTATTGAGGGCAGGATACAAGAGTTGAACAGCAAGCTGGCCCGCGCTCATGTGGTTGATCTGACCGGACTGACGCCGGACAAGGTCGTCTTCGGTGCCACTGTGACACTCTATGACACCAACTCTGAGGAAGAAATCACGTACAAGATTGTGGGCGAGGATGAAGCGGATATTAAGCAGGGTAAGATATCCTGTACTTCACCGGTAGGTAAGGCGCTGATCGGGCACAAATTGGACGACTCGGTAACGGTCAAGGTCCCGTCGGGCACCAAGGAATACGAAATTATCGATATCAAGTACGAGTAG